A part of Streptomyces sp. NBC_01497 genomic DNA contains:
- a CDS encoding TetR/AcrR family transcriptional regulator has protein sequence MPDQPYQNAPDATLRADARHNRERILRAAREAYAAHGIDVPLTAIARRAGVGVATLYRRFPTRASLVTEAFSEQLAVCTGALDAALDDPDPWRGFCSLIEAVCAMQACDRGFTEAFLAQFAEDTLYEREIGRAEEGLAELVRRAKETGRLRADFAISDITLLLLANNGVTGAPREVSEAASRRLAGYLLQAFRSEGARPLPPPAPLALGQHVSRP, from the coding sequence ATGCCTGATCAGCCGTATCAGAACGCCCCGGACGCGACGCTGCGCGCCGACGCCCGGCACAACCGTGAGCGGATCCTCAGGGCCGCCCGCGAGGCGTACGCGGCGCACGGGATCGACGTGCCGCTCACCGCGATCGCCCGCCGGGCGGGCGTCGGCGTCGCCACGCTCTACCGGAGGTTCCCGACGCGCGCGTCCCTCGTGACCGAGGCGTTCTCCGAGCAGCTTGCCGTGTGCACCGGCGCGCTGGACGCGGCGCTCGACGACCCCGATCCGTGGCGCGGGTTCTGTTCGCTGATCGAGGCGGTGTGCGCGATGCAGGCCTGCGACCGCGGTTTCACCGAGGCGTTCCTCGCGCAGTTCGCCGAGGACACCCTCTACGAACGGGAGATCGGGCGGGCGGAGGAGGGCCTCGCGGAGCTCGTACGGCGGGCCAAGGAGACCGGCCGGCTGCGCGCCGACTTCGCGATCTCCGACATCACGCTCCTGCTGCTGGCCAACAACGGTGTGACGGGTGCGCCGCGTGAGGTCTCCGAGGCGGCGTCCCGGCGCCTGGCGGGGTATCTCCTCCAGGCCTTCCGCTCGGAGGGCGCCCGCCCGCTGCCCCCGCCCGCGCCGCTGGCGCTCGGGCAGCACGTGTCACGGCCCTGA
- a CDS encoding NUDIX hydrolase translates to MSLYDDAVLVLKEYGNGPRGAGLADAGQDDTQHTGAEQAALRRDYLDHLSAHPDGMRKACGAGHLTASALVVDPVGERVLLTLHRKLNMWLQMGGHCEPQDASLQDAALREAHEESGITGLTLLAGGPVRLDRHPIPPPCHCHFDVQYAALAPAGARETISDESLDLRWFGYDEVADVADGSVLRLLAATRSRLG, encoded by the coding sequence GTGAGCCTGTACGACGACGCCGTTCTCGTACTCAAGGAGTACGGGAACGGACCACGGGGCGCCGGGCTCGCCGACGCCGGACAGGACGACACACAGCACACCGGGGCGGAGCAGGCAGCGCTGCGCCGGGATTATCTGGACCACCTCTCGGCCCACCCCGACGGGATGAGGAAGGCCTGCGGGGCCGGCCATCTGACGGCGAGTGCGCTCGTCGTCGACCCCGTCGGCGAGCGGGTCCTGCTGACGCTGCACCGCAAGCTGAACATGTGGCTCCAGATGGGCGGGCACTGCGAGCCGCAGGACGCGTCACTTCAGGACGCGGCGCTGCGGGAAGCCCACGAGGAGTCGGGCATCACGGGCCTGACCCTGCTGGCCGGCGGCCCGGTACGGCTGGACCGGCATCCGATCCCGCCGCCCTGCCACTGCCACTTCGACGTGCAGTACGCGGCCCTCGCACCCGCGGGCGCGCGCGAGACGATCAGTGACGAGTCGCTCGACCTGCGCTGGTTCGGCTACGACGAGGTTGCGGACGTGGCCGACGGGTCCGTCCTGCGCCTGCTGGCCGCGACCCGGTCGCGCCTGGGGTAG
- a CDS encoding AIM24 family protein → MQSPLFAYTEVQTQDRYALQNGQLLRVALTGQDDVLARKGAMVAYQGLMEFDGEYRSSGQRRARAHTGEGLDLMRVSGQGTVYLANLAQYVHVVDVDRDGLTVDSAYVLAMDSTLHHEVVAVDSQYGISGTGKYQLIITGTGKVALMTSGQPLMMRVTPDTYVSADADAIVAWSSSLRVQMQAQTYSSPVRRRRGSTGEGWELSFLGQGFALVQPSEMMPPQGAEIGAGMAAQFGMGQHGAHGQNRGNAWS, encoded by the coding sequence ATGCAGAGCCCGCTTTTCGCCTACACGGAAGTACAGACGCAGGACCGGTACGCGCTCCAGAACGGCCAGTTGCTGCGTGTCGCGCTCACCGGGCAGGACGACGTCCTGGCCCGCAAGGGCGCCATGGTCGCCTACCAGGGGCTGATGGAGTTCGACGGCGAGTACCGCAGTTCCGGTCAGCGCCGTGCGCGGGCGCACACGGGCGAGGGTCTCGACCTGATGCGCGTGTCCGGGCAGGGCACCGTCTATCTGGCGAACCTCGCGCAGTACGTCCATGTCGTGGACGTGGACCGGGACGGGCTGACCGTCGACAGCGCGTATGTGCTGGCGATGGACTCGACCCTGCACCACGAGGTGGTGGCGGTGGACAGCCAGTACGGCATCTCGGGCACCGGCAAGTACCAGTTGATCATCACCGGCACGGGCAAGGTGGCCCTGATGACGTCGGGCCAGCCGCTGATGATGCGGGTCACCCCTGACACGTACGTCAGCGCGGACGCCGACGCGATCGTCGCCTGGTCGTCGTCGCTGCGGGTGCAGATGCAGGCCCAGACGTACTCCTCGCCGGTACGGCGTCGGCGCGGCAGCACCGGTGAGGGCTGGGAACTGAGTTTCCTCGGCCAGGGGTTCGCCCTGGTGCAGCCCAGCGAGATGATGCCGCCGCAGGGCGCGGAGATCGGTGCGGGCATGGCCGCGCAGTTCGGCATGGGCCAGCACGGCGCGCACGGCCAGAACCGGGGCAACGCCTGGAGCTGA
- a CDS encoding NAD(P)-dependent alcohol dehydrogenase — MNDMRAALYDSYGPPEVLYEGTAPVPVPGPGEVLVRVRATSVNGGELAGRAGRLKIVTGRAFPKRVGLDFAGEVAGSGAQVRGPREGLRVWGLLPRGRFGAAAEYVTVRPGRLALTPEGLTDAQAVSLLAGGTTVITALVDKARLRPGERLLVRGGAGGVGSVAVQLGAALGARVTALAGPKNLDFVRGLGAHEALSYTTSGPHDLGAFDVVLDTVGTEHRAYRALLAPGGRMVAIAFDIDRPLPSLAYLLGSTAYGSRRVRFFSGDPHHDLLARLGRYVEEGALREVVDTVHPLADIAAAHRALEAGGVRGKHVVRID, encoded by the coding sequence GTGAACGACATGCGCGCGGCTCTCTACGACAGCTACGGACCGCCCGAGGTGCTCTACGAGGGCACGGCGCCGGTGCCCGTCCCCGGCCCGGGCGAGGTGCTGGTCCGCGTCCGCGCCACCAGCGTCAACGGCGGCGAACTCGCGGGGCGGGCCGGCCGGCTGAAGATCGTCACCGGGCGCGCCTTTCCGAAACGTGTCGGACTCGACTTCGCGGGAGAGGTCGCCGGGAGCGGCGCGCAGGTCCGGGGGCCGCGCGAGGGCCTGCGCGTGTGGGGGCTGCTGCCGCGCGGCCGGTTCGGTGCCGCGGCCGAGTACGTCACGGTCCGCCCCGGCCGGCTCGCCCTCACCCCCGAGGGCCTCACGGACGCTCAGGCCGTATCGCTGCTCGCGGGCGGCACGACGGTGATCACGGCACTGGTGGACAAGGCACGGCTGCGGCCGGGCGAGCGCCTCCTCGTACGCGGCGGGGCCGGCGGTGTCGGCAGCGTCGCCGTCCAGCTCGGCGCGGCCCTCGGCGCCCGCGTCACCGCCCTCGCCGGCCCGAAGAACCTCGACTTCGTGCGCGGCCTCGGCGCCCACGAGGCCCTCAGCTACACCACATCGGGTCCGCACGACCTCGGCGCCTTCGACGTCGTCCTCGACACGGTCGGCACCGAGCACCGCGCCTACCGGGCCCTGCTCGCCCCCGGCGGGCGCATGGTCGCCATCGCCTTCGACATCGACCGCCCGCTGCCCAGCCTGGCCTACCTGCTCGGATCCACCGCGTACGGATCGCGCAGGGTGCGCTTCTTCAGCGGCGACCCCCACCACGACCTCCTCGCCCGGCTGGGCCGGTACGTGGAGGAGGGGGCGCTGCGCGAGGTCGTCGACACGGTCCATCCGCTCGCGGACATCGCCGCCGCGCACCGGGCCCTTGAGGCGGGCGGTGTGCGCGGCAAACACGTCGTACGGATCGACTGA
- a CDS encoding TerD family protein, which translates to MPREFQRGHKAKVSDLTPGTDLYVGVQIAGPGLTFDISCFGLDADERLSDDRYFIFFNQPKSPEESVQLLGAQAGDTESFRVTLDRVPASVHKLSFTATLDGAGQMSGVGPGWIRVVAGGEEVVRYSFTGAEFSTERAVMLGDFYRKDVWRFAAVGQGFDGGLDALLKNFGGEVAEEQAQDAPPAAAGQAPGFAPPPGAGPAVAAPAPGFGAPPGPAAPGTPAAPQAPLPVYATPTLITPMPDTAPPPYGQVPGQAPPAQPPAPAAPPASSGFGGPTAPGQPAPGQAQYGQPASGQAPYGQPAPGQAPYGQPAPGQPPFGQPPAAMGNPFSQQAPGGGAFGGPPAGVQGFVPGGAPPGGAGLHAALNPYKETPTGRRWTAQNGHLMRVDLTMDGGAPVLARQGSMVMYQGKVDFGYKGAGFAGRVVGNATGQEMQLMRCTGRGQVFLAENNAHLHPVELQGDGICVSAENVLAFDESLQYEVRRIEGHGIPGGALFTMLFQGTGTVVVKTHGTPVVLPVTPTTFADCNAVVAWSAASQVILSSQVRLRRNAYPGHSGETVNLQFRGAPGNFIVVQPYEV; encoded by the coding sequence ATGCCCAGGGAATTCCAGCGCGGCCACAAGGCCAAGGTCAGTGATCTCACGCCGGGGACGGACCTGTACGTCGGCGTGCAGATCGCGGGTCCCGGCCTGACGTTCGACATCAGCTGCTTCGGCCTCGACGCCGACGAGCGCCTCTCGGACGATCGTTACTTCATCTTCTTCAACCAGCCGAAGTCCCCCGAGGAGTCGGTGCAGCTGCTCGGTGCGCAGGCGGGTGACACCGAGTCGTTCCGGGTGACGCTCGACCGCGTCCCGGCCTCCGTCCACAAGCTCTCCTTCACGGCCACGCTGGACGGCGCGGGGCAGATGTCGGGGGTCGGTCCCGGCTGGATCCGGGTCGTCGCGGGTGGCGAGGAGGTCGTCAGGTACTCCTTCACCGGCGCCGAGTTCTCCACGGAACGCGCCGTGATGCTCGGGGACTTCTACCGCAAGGACGTGTGGCGGTTCGCCGCGGTCGGACAGGGCTTCGACGGCGGGCTGGACGCGCTGCTCAAGAACTTCGGCGGTGAGGTCGCGGAGGAGCAGGCACAGGACGCCCCGCCGGCCGCCGCCGGTCAGGCGCCGGGCTTCGCGCCGCCGCCGGGCGCCGGTCCGGCCGTCGCGGCCCCGGCCCCCGGGTTCGGCGCGCCCCCGGGCCCCGCCGCCCCGGGAACACCGGCCGCCCCCCAGGCACCGCTGCCGGTGTACGCCACGCCCACGCTGATCACGCCGATGCCGGACACCGCGCCGCCTCCCTACGGCCAGGTGCCGGGGCAGGCGCCGCCCGCACAGCCACCGGCTCCCGCAGCGCCGCCCGCATCCTCGGGCTTCGGCGGGCCCACCGCACCCGGCCAGCCCGCGCCGGGTCAGGCTCAGTACGGCCAGCCCGCTTCGGGTCAGGCTCCGTACGGTCAGCCCGCACCCGGTCAGGCTCCGTACGGTCAACCCGCGCCGGGTCAGCCGCCGTTCGGGCAGCCGCCGGCGGCCATGGGCAATCCGTTCTCCCAGCAGGCCCCGGGCGGGGGTGCTTTCGGTGGTCCGCCCGCCGGGGTCCAGGGCTTCGTGCCGGGTGGTGCGCCCCCCGGCGGAGCCGGCCTGCACGCCGCGCTCAACCCGTACAAGGAGACCCCCACCGGCCGGCGGTGGACCGCGCAGAACGGCCATCTGATGCGCGTGGACCTCACGATGGACGGCGGCGCGCCCGTGCTGGCCCGGCAGGGCAGCATGGTCATGTACCAGGGCAAGGTCGACTTCGGCTACAAGGGCGCCGGTTTCGCGGGCCGCGTCGTGGGCAACGCGACCGGCCAGGAGATGCAGCTGATGCGCTGCACGGGCCGTGGCCAGGTCTTCCTCGCCGAGAACAACGCCCACCTGCACCCGGTCGAACTGCAGGGCGACGGCATCTGCGTGTCCGCCGAGAACGTGCTCGCCTTCGACGAGTCCCTCCAGTACGAGGTGCGCCGCATCGAGGGCCATGGCATCCCGGGCGGCGCCCTGTTCACCATGCTGTTCCAGGGCACCGGCACCGTCGTCGTCAAGACGCACGGCACGCCCGTCGTCCTCCCGGTCACGCCCACGACCTTCGCCGACTGCAACGCTGTGGTCGCCTGGTCGGCGGCCTCGCAGGTGATCCTGTCCAGCCAGGTCAGGCTGCGCCGCAACGCGTATCCCGGGCACAGCGGGGAGACCGTGAACCTCCAGTTCCGCGGCGCTCCGGGGAACTTCATCGTCGTCCAGCCGTACGAGGTCTAG
- a CDS encoding AIM24 family protein, translating to MTEQQLAGYAPTPVAARMENHGHTMLKVAMATGHDLYARTGSMVAYEGFIQYEPNPPSVRHIAEHWVTGEGTPIMKCTGDGLLYLADYGAHVVVVNLDNDAISVNGTNVLAFDAHLQWGVERVKGLAKFTGQGLWNVGISGTGWVALTSRGTPVVVDCGRGEDETYVDPDALVAWSPNLKVKGKRSFKAGALIGRGSGEAYQMAFSGQGIVVVQPSEDSTDRLRIRG from the coding sequence ATGACGGAACAACAGCTCGCGGGCTACGCGCCGACCCCGGTCGCGGCCCGGATGGAGAACCACGGCCACACCATGCTGAAGGTGGCCATGGCGACCGGACACGACCTTTACGCGCGCACCGGCTCGATGGTCGCCTACGAGGGCTTCATCCAGTACGAGCCCAACCCGCCGTCCGTGCGGCACATCGCGGAGCACTGGGTCACCGGCGAGGGCACGCCGATCATGAAGTGCACCGGCGACGGCCTGCTCTACCTCGCCGACTACGGCGCGCACGTCGTGGTGGTCAACCTCGACAACGACGCGATCTCCGTCAACGGCACCAACGTCCTCGCCTTCGACGCCCACCTGCAGTGGGGTGTCGAACGGGTCAAGGGGCTCGCGAAGTTCACCGGCCAGGGCCTGTGGAACGTGGGGATCTCCGGTACCGGCTGGGTCGCGCTGACCTCGCGCGGCACTCCGGTCGTGGTCGACTGCGGGCGCGGCGAGGACGAGACGTACGTCGACCCCGACGCCCTCGTGGCCTGGTCACCGAACCTGAAGGTCAAGGGCAAGCGCAGCTTCAAGGCGGGTGCGCTGATCGGGCGCGGCAGCGGCGAGGCGTACCAGATGGCGTTCTCCGGTCAGGGGATCGTCGTCGTCCAGCCCAGCGAGGACAGCACCGACCGCCTGCGCATCCGCGGCTGA